ACAAAATTCCCTAGCCAATCTCTTGAAATCATACCCAACCCAATTTTGTTCCGGCCATTATCCAAGGCTACGTCCCAGTTTATCTTGAATTCTCTAAGAGGGGGTGGTTTTTAGTTCAGTTGAGCCACTATTCTGTCTGGTTCATCTATGCCTCCGTCCCTAGCATTTGCTCTGCGGAAGTCTTCCAGAGAATTCGTAGCCTCCCTTAAAAGCTGGTTTGGGTGAAGGAAAACCCCCTCATGAATAAGGTTTTTTCTCCTCAACCATAACCTCCTGGCTATTACCGCAAACAGCTCAAGTTCTGTTCTATCACAACATTCAAACATATCCTCAAAGAGTTGGAAAAAATTCTTTCCCTCATATTTCTTCTTCTGGAATTTGGCCACACTACAACCccatacactacaaaaaacatgtcaattagtaacgtgttaactattcactatttttttcacgttacaaattagtaacgtgtcaatataagacacgttactaattattttagtaacgtgtgaaatgagacacgttacaaattagtaacgtgttagttagacacgttacaaatttgtaacgtgtcagttaggcacgttacaaattttttttttccaattaattaatcccattaatattatttagtttattttaaaaatatatatatacttcatatTAGGAAAATACTAGCAACTCCGTATATAGTCtagaatattatttctaaaaatcacaatgttattaaaaaataaaattgaatagtttaattatcattacaatatgataaatatatcaaatggaaagctttatatatatatatacttcgtAGCTACTTTAGTATatgttattataaaatataacaaaaatattatgaaaactaaataaatcattttagtatatgcatgttgtcaatttatttaaacattttagtatatgttgtcaatttatttaaaaatttgaaagaaaaaaaaaaaacacagctTGAAACTAGCTAACACTCACTTTTTAATATCTCTCGAATTAAAGATTACATTAATATTTACTCAAACTACAAGAAAAGTTTGGATGGTAACTCTCTTTGgactaaaatgataaaaatacccctataaaagatttaggaaaaaatacataaaatcaagaaaaacattattaaaaaattggtaaccTATTTCAGTGAATAATGGGTTAGCATAATTATATGACCAGGGTTGGACTCACATATACCATTGGGGGgccccaaaagttttaaaattcttcttaGAATATGtcgttttttataaaattgtccttccaaaatgctatatttgtcctcccataatttttctttcacatttttCCCCCTCTTGCAACATAGAAAACTGGAAATACCCCCGGCCCATCCAATTAGTTTATTCCCGTTTGCTTCTGACCAAACTCTAGACCTTATTTGAGACTTGAAACTAGTTTTTTGTGGAGCTTCGCACTCTGCATAGCATCATGTCAACTTGTCAAGACATCAAGTCATTACGCTCAATAAATTAAATAGCAATTCTTTATTGGGTCCAATACAGTtcaggtgattttttttttgtttgttcaaaACTGAACCTACCATAATTAAGATGACGCCAAGCTCACAGCTGATTTTTGTGGGATCCAATCCAATGATATAGTTTAAGTCCCacaaaatttctaattttttaaaaaataaataaaaaaattgcaaaatcagTTGCtttggtttacttgatttgcaattattaactctatgtggtatcaaaattaatttataagtccttaagatatccaaaaaataataatttagttcctaCTGTTAAATTTCGTTGACTGATTTAATAGAATCTGATAGCATAAAACAttagaattaataaaattgtgataattGTCTTATTTTAGTCAGTGTTACACTAAcagaatatgttaaattagtatTTTTCCGACACTATATTTTCTAACACAATAAATATTTTcggacactatatatatatatatatatatatatatagttatttttttaaaaaaaattacaatataaatattggtaacgtgccacttgtggcacgttaccaattagtaacgtgcctCGTGTGGCACGTTACCacttagtaacgtgccacacgtggcacgttactaatttgtttTGACCATGGCCTTCAATCTCACGTTTTCCAATTTTCCCAGCTGCTCATGTTTTCCAATTTTCCCCTTATTTTCCCTCttgtttttcttcctcttctttccctCCAGCGCCAGTACTATTACCCCTCCCATACAgtgatttttctctcttcctccttCGGCGTTTCTCACTCTCCGGCGTTCTCTCTTTCTGCTTCTAGCTCGTCCCACGCACGTGCACGTACGCCCTCCTCTCTCCCTCGCTCGTTTTCTCTCTTTGGCCGGCATTGTTTGATTTCctgttattattgtttgaatggcatattattcgttaatttttaggcttttgtttgatttcctgATATTATTGTTGTTCAAATTTAATAAGAGGTAATATTTAGTTAAGGATGAGGGTTTGATTATTGTTTTCCTGATATATTGTTTGATTTCCTGATATGAGGTTGTGTGTGTGAAATTTTAGGCATTGGATTTGTGGGTCTGTTCTtttatatcttattttttttacaaagtgGAAACATCCTCTCTCCTAGAAGGGGGAGTAGCAGGGCGAATGGCCATGGTGCTgtgttcttcttattttatttttatttttcttgttggaTTTGTGGAGGTGAGATTGAATAGCTTTGGTGGTGAAATGGGTAATGGGGGAAAGAACCTGCGTATTGAGATGTTAATGTCTTTGAATTGGTCCTTGTTTTTAATCTTCTAGGTGTTTTAGCGGGGGAGGGATGGATTTAGCCGTGTGATTTGTTGataggtatttttatttttatttgtttttaatcttctaggtttttttattttttatttttatttgaaaaggttttatgATAAAACAGCTAGAAACCTGCAACCCAGCTTACTGCAGGAAACAACAAAACCCCAAAACAAGTCTTAACAGAAGAccaaaacagaacaaaacagagctcttaatttgtttttttagaacCATTTGTTTGATAACAAACATTTTCTCTAGAAATAAAGAGCGAAATTAATTGTTTACTTTTTGGCCTGCTTTCCTCTTAAGCAGAACATTTCTGTTTGTGACAAGTTATTACTTAAGTTAGTTccattaatttacttttttcagttttttataaACCTTTTCCGCTTAGAACTCAagagtgtttttttaatagttttgtCTTAAGTGGTCTTACTGTGATTTTCTGTGAGGTGTATGAGCAATAAACCCATTAATAGTTGTATGAAATGTCATACATACGAagcttatatatttttttagttgggACTTTGGTTGCTTTATATTCAttgattagttaattaatttcagcTCCCTATTTTTACCAAATCACTAATGTAGTTAAATcagtgaaaagaaaataataaactcTCAAGTACCCTCCAAATTTAGAATGATCCGTAAATTCATAAACCTTTTAgaacttttttgtttgtttttgtttatgttaaTTGAAAAGAGTTGTACCCAACTAAAAGCATATATAGGCTGCAAAGTGCAAACCCAAAAAGAatgtaaaactaaaatttaattgggTGCCAcccaaaacataataaaaacatattgtCTAATGTGGGTGATAATTCAATTGGGTGCCACCCAAAACATATTGTCTCCCTACAATTAAGATGCTACAAAAATCTGATGGGGCAAAATGGGTTGTATAGAAACTGATGGGGCAAAATGGGCAAAATGGGCTATCTTCCTCCTAAGGCTATGTGATTAATGGAAGTTCGAGATCATGTGGACTACAAGGGCCGGACCagtttattttactctttttgaGACATACGGCCCAAGCCTGTTAGCCAatcctattttttaatttaggtctcttaatttggaattttaggTAAGCTGCCCTCGTCTGAGCCATCAAATTCCAAGAATAGGATTCTCCTGATCATTTCATTGAATCTATTTTATAGTTAAAATTTCATTGAATCTATTTTATAGATGCAGCCCAAATGAACTATTAAAAACTTTTCCATAGGCCCATTTGCACATTTTTATGTGAAATAAGTTTGTGGTTTGAGATTTTGCATTGGCATGCAATATCCTTGTTCCAAAAGTTAGTTTCCTTGTGTGTGTTAGTGTGTATGACTTATGGGCTCTCGTATTTTCTTCTCCTCTCAAACATTTTTGCTGCGGTGGCAACCAGCCGGCTTTATAAACCTTTTGGACCCATTAGTGTTCCACACTAGTAAAAACCACTTACACTGTTCCCATGCATAACTACAAGCCCATCACATAACAATTAACGTAGTGATTTGGTAACTTGGAGCTGAAAGGGAGCAGCACAAGATAGATATGGCTGCACAGTTGGCACAGCAGAGGTCTGAGATTACTGCAGAGTTTAACGCACTTATGGCTGCACAGATGGCGGCGTATGAGGCCCGACTTCGTGTGCTTGAGAGCTCGAGACATGTCTCCGAGCCAGAGGTGACCAATGTTAGAGCTCCGCCAGACTTAGAATCCCCAGTCCGTGCGATTGCGAGGTCCTCAGTAGCTAGCGGACCAGGTAAAActatattagtttttgtttctcttaaaGTAATACGAGTAACTTCTGAAATGACTAtcaatttaatagttaataaatttgtttggTAATCACACTTTGTTCATATGTTTTTGGAATACATGCATGTGTATAACACATTTATAtcgtaatatgtgtagatgacgtaaggCTAGAAGCTGAGGATGACAATCAAAACGAACACCCACAACGGACCCCGAGTGGACAAAAGTCTTGTTTATCAAGACATTGTACCACTGGTTCAGCAAGCCCGTATGTATACATATGACTTATTTCGCGCCAGTTATTATCGAATATTTATAAATAGCGtatatacttaactcaaaatacttggaATTAGgaatacaaattaatatgtgttgtggttgtggaaATGCTGGATACGCGtagatcatatatatgctttgtaATTTTAGATCATTTTCACAGTTTGGATTATCATTGAAACTATAGCGTTGTACTCTAAGGTGTGTGTTGGCAGTGTAGCTATAGCGTTGAAGTTATTTATCGTCTATTTATTCACTTCACTACTGTTAAATATTGTTGAGTATGACGTTTGTATAGTTTGACGAAGTTAGTTGCTTAGGACTTGATGATTCCTGATTGATTGTTCGAGTGTTTGTTTGCTGACTAATTGTTGTGTAATCATTTGCAGTGAGTGCGGAGAAGTCAACCCGTTATGATGGTGTTCACCAGATTTTTTGTTGGGGTGTTTATACGTAATGTACTCGAGAATCACTTAACTTGTATGTTTAAGGTTTTGttaatgtatatgtatatagttaTAATTTATTTGTGGACAATGACGTAATATACAANNNNNNNNNNNNNNNNNNNNNNNNNNNNNNNNNNNNNNNNNNNNNNNNNNNNNNNNNNNNNNNNNNNNNNNNNNNNNNNNNNNNNNNNNNNNNNNNNNNNTTTTGGATAAAATGGCTTTTGTATTTCATCAAATGTTCATTGACAGAGCAATTTGCTCCATAAAAATAACATCCCTGATACAATCAGGAGTATCCTCCAACCAGACCCTATCTAGGACCTGTTGTGTGGCATTCTTTGCCATTTTATGGGCAGCATGATTAGTCTCTCTTCTTACATAGCAGCAAGACCAGCTTCGTAGAGAGCGTAGAACTGATCTAACATCCTCTACCAAATGACCAGTATTCGTCAGATTTTCTTCTAATGAAGACACCGCTTTCACCACTTGCATAGAGTCACCTTCCAAGATAATATCGTTCAGCCCAATTTCCTGACAAAAACTCACTGCCACAAACGCACCAAGTGTTTCTGCAGCAAGAGGATCAAGCAAACCCGTTCTTGTGATACTGCGAGCAGCCATTACACAGCCTGCATGGTCCCTTACAACGACACCCACTCCTATCCTGGAAGAATTTTTATTCAAGGCAATATCCCAATTTGCTTTATATTTATTCGCCGGCGGAGGACACCATCTGACCACGGGAGCAGCACGATCCACATGAGTTCCATGATTTGCGTTGGCCTCCCTGAATTCCTCCAGAGCTTTCATTGTATTCTGAATAATGGTGTTGGGGTGGGTAAAAACACCACCGTGGATAACCTCATTCCGACGAGTCCATATACTTCTTGCAATCCCCACAAAAGTGGATAAAACTTCTTGACCCCCCTTCTGTAAAATTTGCTCCGCCAATTCCACAAAATTTGAACCAGTGAAAACACACTTTTGGATGGGCCGAATACTAGCCCCCCATACGTCTCTTGCCGCAGGGCATCCCCACAAAATATGAACTGCCGTTTCCTCTTCTTGGTTACATAATAGGCATATCGGATCCGCTACTATCTTTCTTTTCAACAAGTTGTCCCTCGTTGGTAATAAATTGTGGCATGCACGCCAGATGAAATTTTTTGCAGTATTTGGAATCTTGAGACTCCAAATGATTCCCCAAATAGGGCTCTGTGCAACTGTGGAAGAACATCCCGGCCGAGGCTGGTCTTCTAGTTCCATGGCTAGATGATACGCACTCCTAACAGAGAATATCCCCGTCGTTGTCCCCCTCCAGATCTGTCTGTCTTGCTGGTTCGTGCAGCTAATGGGTGTagataaaatgaaatttgtCTTTTCAGGGCTGAATTGAGAATTTATAAGCTCAATGTTCCACCATTTTGAATCGTGGTCGATGAGTTCACTTACCGTAGCACTTGCGTTCAATAGGCGTGGTGGGGTGTGAATGGTATAAGTGTTTGGACTTTTCACCCATTGGTCACCCCATATATTCACCTGTTTGCCATTACCAATCCTCCAAATCAGACCATTTTTCACCAAATCACAAGCCCCATGTATACTCCTCCAAGCGAAAGAAGGATTTGACCCCAACTTTGCCTCCAAAATTGTTTTTCCtgcaaaatattttccttgCATAATTTTTGCTGTCAACGTATTCGGAGATATTAGTAACCTCCAAACCTGTTTTGCCAATAACGCCTTATTAAACAAAACCAAGTCCCTGAAACCCATTCCGCCTTTCGCCTTCGGTTGTCCCATTcttttccaactcatccaatgtatccgggATTCATTGGATTGttgcccccaccagaatttctGCATTAAAGAATTAATTTCCTTGCAAAGGCCTTTCGGTAGTTGAAATACGCTCATACTATATGTCGGTATGGCTTGTACAActgcttttaataaaatcttcTTCCCTGCTTGggaaagaaattttaatttccaaTCCTGAAGTCGCTTCCACACTCTATCTTTAATACTCTTGAAGGCATTTGTACGAGACTTGCCAACAAGGGCTGGAAGTCCCAAGTACTTGTCATATCTTTGGGTATCGGGGATCCCTGAGATGTCTAAAATCTTCTTTTTTGACCTCTCTGAAGTATTACGACTAAAAAAGAGTGatgttttctctttatttagtCGTTGCCCCGACGCTTTCTCATACATATGGAGGAGTCTGGACATCCTGTTCCAATGTCTGGGATAGGCCTTACAAAAAAGAAggctatcatctgcaaaaaagaGATGGTTAATACGGGGGCTCCTTCTAGAAGTAGGGACACCTGTCAAGACACCCTGACGATCAGCTCTAGAAAGTAGAGCACTGAGAGCTTCTGCACAAATAAGGAATAAGTAGGGTGAGATAGGATCCCCTTGTCTTATCCCCCTTGAAGGTTGAATTTTCCCTGTTGGGATTCCATTGACCAAAATCGAGTAATTAGCAGTACGGACACACATCATAATGAGTTGAACCCATTTATCATCAAACCCCATCCGCTTCATTACCGCTTCAAGGAAATGCCATTCCACCCGGTTATAAGCTTTGCTCATGTCAAGCTTAATAGCCATATACCCCTCCTTCCCCCACATGCGGGAATTCATCGTATGTAGGGTCTCATAAGCAGCTAAAATGTTGTCAGTGATCAATCTACCTGGGATAAATGCACTCTGATTGAGTGAAATTATCTTTGGTAGCACCACTTTTAGACGGTTTGCAATAACCTTGGACACAATTTTGTATAAGACATTGCATAAACTAATGGGCCTAAATGCCGAAACACAAGTgggatttttggtttttggaatCAGAGCAATATAAGTAGAATTGAGCTCTTTATTAGTAAAACcagaatttaaaaatgaaagtaCAGAATTGCTAACCTCCTCCCCAACCTCAGCCCAATTAGATTGATAGAAACCCACATTAAAACCGTCTGGCCCAGCCGCCTTAAGTGGCGACATCTGATGCAATGCCACATTGACTTCTTCTGCAGTAAACACCCTAGTAAGTTGAGTATTCATTTATGAATTTACCCGCATATCAACAGCCTCAAGACATTTTGACATATCGCTCGTAGACGCTGAGGTGAACATATGTGAAAAATACTGAACAAAAGCATTTCCGATCGTTTCCTGGGTATCCCATTTTCTGCCATGCATGTCCGTAATACTATCAAGAAAATTAGATTTCCTTTTTTGGTTTGCACATGCGTGGTAGAATTTTGTATTTCGATCGCCATTTTTCAGCCAATCCTCCTTGGCTCTCTGTTTCCAATGCATATCTTCTTGGTCCATCAATGACATAATTTCCTTCTGAAGAATTTTCTCGTGCTGGAAATTTGCAAGATCCCCTTGTCCTTGTAGAGCTTCCAGACATTTGACTTTTTGCTTTATGGCAAAATCAAAATTAGTCACAGTGGTCCGCTGCCATTTTTGCAAGCCCACTCTACAGTTGTCAAGCTGTCCCCGTATTTTCTGCCAAGGGTCCCCATTCACCTTCTTGCGCTGCCATTCTTTCCTTATCACCTCCGAGTAACCCGTCTCTCTAACCCAACTATTTTCATACCGAAATTTTTTTGCACTTCGACTTAATGTCCGTCGCTGCAGAGAGATAAAAATGGGCGCATGATCGGAGCTAATGGCTGCCTCTACCTGCACTGTCACTTCCGAAAAATGATGACACCAAGGCTGATTTGCAATTGCCCGATCTAGCCTCTCTTTCGTGTTAGCATCCCCACTCCTTTTATTACTCCATGTAAAGACTGGTCCCTTATACTCCAGCTCAAATAATTCACATTCCTCCAAAGTTCTCTTGAACCTATCCATGGCACTTTGTGATCTTCCATTTACCCCTTGCAGCTCAGTGATGTCAATGATTTCGTTGAAATCCCCCACACAGAGCCAAGGGGTTGGCTCTAAAGTATTAAGGTGACGTAGGAGCCCCCATGCTTCGTGCCTCTTAGCCGCTTCGGGATGGCCATAAAAACCTGTAAACTTCCATGACATATCATTCGTCTTGTTTATTACTGTTGCGTTAATATGCCTTCTGCTATAGTTTTGAATCTCCACTACCTCTTCATCATTCCACAAAAGTGCAAGTCCTCCACTCTTTCCCACACTATGCACCACAAACAAGTTGGAAAAGCCTGTCTTGTATTTTATGATGTCCATTTTATTCGAATACATTTTGGTTTAAATGAGCAAAACCAAATTGGGCCGCTTTTCCTTTACCATCCGGCAAAGGTCACGAACTGTttgagggttcccaagccctcgacagttCCAGCTTAAGATtttcattgcggtcggcggggtTGTAAACCAACCCCCGCCAAACCCGATCCATTTTCAGAGTTTACCTTATCTCCTGATGACTTCTCACTTTTCCCCTTCTTCCCCGAGCCTCCTCCCTTTTCCTGCAATTTTCTCTTTCCACTTGGGTCTACAGGTGTAGTTTGGGTTGGCCAAACCTGACCAGCATGTGCACGTCGTTTCCAGGTTTGAGATTCTGCACCCCGAACTGCTTCAGTGCTACGGGCCTTTGGTTGACTCTCCACTTCCTTTTTTTCCAATGGAGAAAAGGCTGGGCTTGCTGATTCACCTTTAACCCCTTgcaaattaatttgtttatcatTTGGCCCAATACCATCCCTCTTCTCATTCAAAGGTAAAAATCCATCCAGCTTATGGGGGTCCGCGTGGCTAGGTACAGGATTCAAACTTGAAAAGAAGTTGAGACCCTTTTCAAATTGCATCCTTGTCGCTTCATTAAATTCCTTTAAGTCTCCATTCTTTGCCAGGAAAGTGGGACAACTTTCCTTGGAGGAATCTTGATAATCCGTGCCCCGCAGTGATCCCGGAAAAACCGCTCCCTCATTAACAGAGCTGTTATGAGTTTCATTTTCCATCTCCTGTCCAACTTGGGAAGGAAAGTCCCCTGAAAGAGGCCCCTTTCCATTTGAAACGTGCATGCCATTTAATTctgcatttattttttccatacCCGTAACGTCCCCTCCTTTCTGAGGCGAAAAAGAATCTTTTCCCCGAAATACCCCTTCCCCGGTCGCCGCCGCATGGCCAGCAATGCCGGATACACTGTCCGTCCCTTCAGCACGTACCCCATCTCCAACTGAAGAACCTGTACGTCCCTGCTTGTTTTGTTTACCCCCAACCTTCGGATTTGGTGCATATGGAGCCCCGGAACGACCTCTATTCCTGTCCAGAATTTTCTGTGGAGGTGGGACTCTCAACCAAGGACCATAGTCCTTAAACCCCCCCTGTGTCCCCGTTCCTGATTTCTGCAAACAGCCCATGGGACCATGCTTAATGATCCCGCAATCGAAACAAAAGCGAGGTAGACGCTCATACTGAAACACCACCCAGCTCTTATTGCCGTTGTACTTCAATACACGTCCTCTTGGGAGAGGTTTGGTGAGGTCCACCTGTATACGGACCCAGAGGAATTCACCCCAACCCACCCCTTCTTCATCAGTGTCAACCTCTTCGACGACCCCAATTGAAGAGCCAATTTGGAAACCCGCCTCTTTTCCCATGCAAGCAAGTGGTAGGCGAAACATTCGAACCCAAAAGGCAACCTTTTCAAAAACCAGATTTGATGGAGGGGTGCCGCCATCAAAGTCCACGACCGAGAAAAGATTTCCTTCGAACACCCATGGCCGACCTTCCAAGACTCGCACCTTGTCCCAATCATTCATGAATTCTACCACGAACAGATTGTTGCCCAACACTTTGACAGCCATTGTTTCCGATGGTCTCCATCCCCTCATTAGAATAGATCTAATGGTATCCTTACTCACAGTACGATCAGCTATGAGTTTCCCCACAATACATGACTTTCCTCGCCTCACAACTCCTTCCACTGTGTGATCCTGGATCTCTACTTCCTCACTTTCCACCGCTGACAGAGAAAAATTACCCCACAGCTTTGTAAGATCGTCCGCCATCCTTCTCTTTCACGTACCAGAAGCACAGAACACTCTTCGAACAAAAGATTGCCTCCTCCTCAGTCCAAGAAAATCGACCAGGAATATAGAACCTTCTCCTATAGATTTAGACGTCTAGAGAGAAAAACTTCTAGAATTCCAAAACACAAAGATTGTTATCTTGTGTTTTCTTCTGAGATTGAAACATCACGATTGACATTTCATTTGTAATACTTAAGAACACTTAAAAACTTTTTCTTCTtactcaaaaacaaaacaaaaaaaaaaaacaactttttcttCACAGGTAGAGATAAAAACCCTAGCCCCCTTTCATTGCGATCTAAAAGGGAGGAAGAATCATTCTTCCCTTCCCATTTTTCcctgtttttgttttagattttgctTAGATTCCAGCAGCGCCCAATCTCCTCCATTGCTTTGGCCGTCTACTCCACCTCACAGTTCATTTTCCTTCCCAATCTTTTTGCTTTGTTGGTTTTTGCAAAGGTTCTTAGATCAGCTTTTTTTGAAGCAAATTTACATTTTCACCGCTAGTCCAAGTCTTATACGTGTCATTACACCTTCTTTCTCGGCGCCAATGAATCCTGTAGACAACAGACGTTTTCCTTCTGGTCGGCACGTGACAGTTGTGGTTTGAACACGTCGAAGCGTGGTTAGCGTGAATCTCACACGCTTGTGTGTGAGCCTGCCACtgttgtttgtaattttttttgtttacttatgTTGTTCTGGCTTTTGAGTTGAAGACGGATAATTTTTGGTGTGAGAACTTATCTATCGCAGCCagttaaataaaaacttttgttgtaggA
This window of the Corylus avellana chromosome ca5, CavTom2PMs-1.0 genome carries:
- the LOC132181957 gene encoding uncharacterized protein LOC132181957, encoding MAAQLAQQRSEITAEFNALMAAQMAAYEARLRVLESSRHVSEPEVTNVRAPPDLESPVRAIARSSVASGPDDVRLEAEDDNQNEHPQRTPSGQKSCLSRHCTTGSASPECGEVNPL